A genomic stretch from Coffea arabica cultivar ET-39 chromosome 10c, Coffea Arabica ET-39 HiFi, whole genome shotgun sequence includes:
- the LOC113714556 gene encoding uncharacterized protein gives MGSKAKATGSRLTPLLTTVLVVFVALGLPLETAADYYKYSSPPPPPYHYSSPPPPVYSPPPTPAYKLPPPSPPVYKSSPPPYHYSPPPVYLPPPSPVYKSPPLPPPVYNSPPPPVYKYKSPPPPPPVYKSPPPPVYKYKSLPPPPPVYKSPPPPVYEYKSPPPPPPVYKSPPPPVYKYNSPPPPPPVYLSPPPPYHHYYGSPSPHHY, from the coding sequence ATGGggagcaaagcaaaagcaacGGGGTCTAGGCTGACTCCTCTTCTTACCACTGTTTTAGTGGTATTTGTCGCCCTTGGCTTGCCCTTGGAAACTGCAGCTGATTATTACAAGTATtcatctcctcctcctcctccttacCACTATTCTTCACCACCACCTCCAGTGTATTCACCTCCACCAACCCCTGCTTATAAGTTACCCCCACCATCTCCTCCAGTTTACAAGTCCTCACCACCACCTTACCACTACTCACCACCTCCGGTGTATTTACCTCCACCATCTCCAGTTTACAAGTCACCACCACTACCCCCTCCGGTATACAACTCCCCGCCTCCACCAGTGTACAAATACAAGtccccaccaccacctcctccagTTTACAAATCTCCACCGCCACCAGTTTACAAATACAAGTCACTCCCACCACCTCCTCCGGTATACAAGTCTCCTCCGCCACCTGTTTACGAGTACAAGTCTcctccaccacctcctccaGTGTACAAGTCCCCACCACCTCCAGTTTACAAGTACAACTCACCTCCACCTCCTCCCCCAGTTTACCTGTCTCCACCTCCACCCTATCATCACTACTACGGTTCTCCTTCTCCTCACCACTACTAA